One Drosophila kikkawai strain 14028-0561.14 chromosome 3L, DkikHiC1v2, whole genome shotgun sequence genomic window carries:
- the LOC108072697 gene encoding uncharacterized protein has protein sequence MEDTSFPVVSKTNLFNKFKEIDELKDLKLNYYKNHYDFHIRELRKEEGLGLALKMNNDRLVVNMVGSQLMDDVLTGRCDTIDFEDYMKHRKRIKISELEKFQENITENTF, from the coding sequence ATGGAAGACACTTCATTCCCAGTGGTATCAAAAACCAACCTTTTCAACAAGTTCAAGGAGATTGATGAACTAAAAGACTTGAAGCTGAACTATTACAAAAACCATTACGATTTTCATATTCGAGAGTTGCGAAAGGAAGAGGGTCTTGGACTCGCTTTGAAAATGAACAATGATCGCTTGGTGGTCAACATGGTGGGCAGCCAATTAATGGACGATGTTCTGACTGGACGCTGCGACACTATTGACTTTGAGGACTATATGAAACATCGCAAGCGGATCAAGATATCTGAATTAGAGAAGtttcaagaaaatattacAGAAAATACTTTCTAG